One window of the Ureibacillus sp. FSL W7-1570 genome contains the following:
- the tenA gene encoding thiaminase II, with protein MQFTDRLFEKYHTVWRKNHEHPFVKELGTGTLDPDKFRFYMIQDYLYLIDYSKLFALGAVKAPNLEVMTVFANLLYYTMNEEMALHRKYASRFGITEKELEEAKPSPVTLAYTHYMLAVAQNGSIAELAAAHLACAWSYWEIGCELAEIPGAKNHELYGDWVKTYSSEEFGQSAQWNLDLLNQLAEGKPESELQRLEEIFLNTTRFEYMFWDMAYHQQMWPMDEQVTA; from the coding sequence ATGCAATTCACAGATCGACTTTTTGAAAAGTATCATACCGTTTGGAGAAAAAATCATGAACATCCTTTTGTGAAAGAGTTGGGAACAGGAACACTGGATCCTGACAAGTTCCGTTTTTACATGATACAAGATTATTTATACTTAATCGATTATTCCAAATTGTTTGCATTAGGTGCTGTGAAAGCGCCAAATCTCGAAGTGATGACGGTGTTTGCCAACCTGCTTTATTACACGATGAATGAGGAAATGGCGTTGCACAGAAAATATGCCAGCCGTTTTGGAATCACGGAAAAAGAGTTGGAAGAGGCAAAACCTTCCCCGGTAACCCTTGCTTACACCCACTACATGTTGGCGGTTGCCCAAAACGGCTCCATCGCCGAATTGGCGGCTGCCCATTTGGCTTGTGCATGGAGCTATTGGGAGATTGGATGTGAATTGGCTGAAATCCCGGGGGCAAAAAATCATGAATTATACGGCGATTGGGTAAAAACGTACAGTTCAGAAGAGTTTGGCCAGTCTGCGCAATGGAATCTCGATTTGCTCAATCAATTGGCGGAAGGGAAGCCGGAATCCGAACTTCAGCGGCTGGAAGAAATCTTTTTAAATACGACCCGATTTGAATACATGTTCTGGGATATGGCTTATCATCAACAAATGTGGCCGATGGATGAACAGGTGACTGCATAA
- the tenI gene encoding thiazole tautomerase TenI, with amino-acid sequence MELHIITDGKKTNEELKEIITSVSAVVDYIHIREKNKSPHEIVALVEELLKAGVPKEKLVINDRLDIALVTGIPNVHLPGKGLPVEKVKTAFPHMKVGVSIHSLEEAERAEEAGADYCLFGHVFETDSKKGLMGRGTGALGVIVEHVKIPVIAIGGITPENAGKVLEKKVRGIAVMSYIFSSKHPKEAATRLKQVSKGKGDDVATLYQWTEDGSG; translated from the coding sequence TTGGAACTGCACATAATCACCGATGGGAAAAAGACAAATGAAGAGTTGAAGGAAATCATTACATCGGTTTCTGCTGTTGTGGATTACATTCATATACGCGAAAAAAATAAATCGCCCCATGAGATTGTTGCTCTAGTAGAGGAGTTACTAAAGGCAGGGGTGCCGAAAGAAAAGCTTGTCATCAATGACCGGCTGGATATTGCTCTTGTGACTGGAATTCCGAATGTGCATCTGCCAGGGAAGGGGCTTCCGGTAGAAAAGGTCAAAACGGCATTTCCACATATGAAAGTGGGGGTCAGCATCCATTCCCTTGAAGAAGCGGAAAGAGCGGAAGAAGCAGGAGCTGATTACTGTTTATTCGGCCATGTTTTTGAAACGGACAGCAAAAAGGGATTAATGGGAAGAGGAACGGGTGCCCTTGGTGTAATTGTTGAACATGTAAAGATTCCAGTGATTGCCATCGGCGGAATTACTCCTGAGAATGCCGGAAAAGTGCTGGAGAAAAAAGTGCGCGGCATTGCAGTGATGTCTTACATTTTCTCATCGAAACACCCAAAAGAAGCGGCAACCCGTTTAAAACAAGTGTCAAAGGGGAAGGGGGATGACGTTGCAACTTTATATCAATGGACAGAAGACGGAAGTGGATAA
- the thiS gene encoding sulfur carrier protein ThiS — MQLYINGQKTEVDNNVKNVADLLKSFQLQGRIVVVEQNGKIILKEQYDKQPVNDGDKIEIVHFVGGG; from the coding sequence TTGCAACTTTATATCAATGGACAGAAGACGGAAGTGGATAACAATGTGAAAAATGTGGCAGATTTGCTGAAGTCTTTTCAATTGCAAGGACGGATTGTCGTTGTTGAACAGAATGGAAAAATTATACTGAAAGAGCAATATGACAAACAGCCGGTAAATGATGGCGACAAAATCGAAATCGTCCATTTTGTTGGAGGGGGATAA
- a CDS encoding thiazole synthase, translating into MLKIADKVFQSRLLLGTGKFPNFEVQKEAVEASGAEILTFAVRRMNIYEPSQPNFLEMLDLSKYTLLPNTAGAKTAEEAVRIARLAKASGLCDMVKVEVIGDDKTLLPDPVETLKASEMLLEEGFIVLPYTSDDVVLAKRLEELGVHAIMPGASPIGSGQGIVNPLNLSLIIEQAGIPVIVDAGIGSPADCAIAMELGADGILLNSAVSGAKDPVKMAKAMKLAIEAGRLGYEAGRIPKKRYAVASSPIEGMLLS; encoded by the coding sequence ATGTTAAAAATTGCAGATAAAGTATTCCAATCAAGATTATTGCTAGGTACAGGGAAGTTCCCGAATTTTGAGGTCCAAAAGGAAGCGGTGGAAGCATCCGGAGCGGAAATTTTGACTTTTGCCGTAAGAAGAATGAATATTTATGAACCGTCACAGCCGAATTTTCTGGAAATGCTCGATCTTTCAAAATATACCCTCCTGCCGAATACTGCCGGGGCAAAAACGGCGGAAGAAGCGGTGAGGATCGCAAGACTCGCCAAAGCATCAGGACTGTGCGACATGGTGAAAGTGGAAGTCATTGGGGATGATAAAACCCTTCTTCCGGATCCGGTTGAAACACTAAAAGCTTCAGAAATGTTATTGGAAGAAGGTTTCATTGTCCTTCCTTATACTTCCGATGATGTAGTCTTAGCGAAGAGACTCGAAGAATTGGGGGTGCATGCCATCATGCCGGGCGCTTCACCCATTGGTTCAGGGCAAGGGATTGTGAATCCGCTGAATCTCTCCCTCATCATTGAGCAGGCGGGTATTCCGGTCATAGTGGATGCGGGAATCGGCTCGCCTGCGGATTGTGCCATTGCGATGGAGTTGGGGGCAGATGGCATCTTATTGAATTCAGCGGTGTCCGGGGCAAAAGATCCGGTGAAAATGGCAAAGGCCATGAAGCTGGCCATCGAAGCGGGAAGACTTGGATATGAAGCTGGCAGAATTCCGAAAAAACGGTATGCTGTTGCCTCCAGTCCAATAGAAGGGATGCTTCTTTCCTAA
- a CDS encoding ThiF family adenylyltransferase, with product MERYSRQRLFSPIGEEGQKKLLESHVLIVGAGALGCANAEMLARAGIGKITIIDRDYVDWTNLGRQQLYTEEDAKRNIPKAIAAQNHLQVINSTIDIKGIVGDFYIDSEEIVKDADLIMDGTDNFETRFVINDMAMKHGIPWIHGAVVRSYGMTVSIVPKQTPCYHCLLQTLPSEGLTCDTVGVISPAVQMVASYQTAEALKYLVSGEVSKELVSFDVWKREHSIIDVSSLKRADCPSCGGNPSFPYLRKGTGLKTAVLCGRNTVQIRPQQTQQFSLERISKRLHTIVKNLKVTPYLMSFQVEDVQMVLFQDGRALIHGTKEEEKAKRIYQRYVGA from the coding sequence ATGGAACGGTATTCCCGGCAACGGTTGTTTTCCCCTATTGGTGAGGAAGGACAGAAGAAATTATTGGAAAGCCATGTGCTAATTGTCGGGGCAGGAGCGTTAGGTTGTGCCAATGCGGAGATGTTGGCACGGGCGGGCATCGGGAAAATCACCATTATCGACCGGGATTACGTTGATTGGACGAATCTCGGCCGGCAGCAACTTTATACGGAAGAGGATGCAAAACGGAACATCCCAAAGGCCATTGCGGCACAAAACCATTTACAAGTAATCAATTCAACGATTGATATTAAAGGGATTGTTGGAGACTTCTATATTGATTCAGAAGAAATAGTGAAAGATGCCGATCTCATCATGGATGGGACAGATAATTTTGAAACGAGATTTGTCATCAATGATATGGCAATGAAACATGGCATTCCCTGGATTCACGGGGCAGTGGTAAGAAGTTATGGAATGACCGTTTCCATTGTGCCAAAACAAACACCATGTTATCATTGTTTGCTCCAAACGCTTCCTTCCGAGGGTTTAACTTGCGATACCGTCGGGGTGATCAGTCCGGCAGTGCAAATGGTTGCATCCTATCAAACAGCCGAGGCTTTGAAATATCTGGTGAGCGGAGAAGTGTCCAAAGAATTGGTTTCCTTTGATGTATGGAAAAGGGAACACTCGATCATCGATGTATCATCATTAAAGAGGGCGGATTGCCCTTCGTGCGGGGGAAATCCCTCATTCCCATATTTGAGGAAGGGGACGGGTTTAAAAACCGCGGTGTTGTGCGGCAGAAATACCGTGCAGATTCGTCCGCAGCAAACGCAGCAATTTTCATTAGAAAGGATTTCAAAAAGGCTCCATACAATCGTTAAAAACTTAAAAGTGACCCCTTACTTAATGTCCTTCCAGGTGGAAGATGTCCAAATGGTTCTTTTTCAAGATGGCAGGGCATTGATCCATGGAACGAAAGAGGAAGAAAAGGCGAAAAGGATTTATCAACGGTATGTGGGGGCATGA
- a CDS encoding YfbR-like 5'-deoxynucleotidase, whose translation MLAIGIHKFFTSLNDLERIFRAPGRFKFEEHNVAAHSWKVSQYALFFGTLEEMHGAKVNWKSLYEKTINHDFAEVFIGDIKTPVKHASEELKQMLAHVEEKMMEKFIKEEIPAEFQEIFFERMKEGKDGTLEGRLLEFADKLDQFYESFAELKRGNTDKEFIIMYQQALTKLLQMPLKVSVRYFRNEILKDVMKEDTQIDVAKLTNEILDKIKPQD comes from the coding sequence GTGTTGGCAATAGGCATCCATAAATTTTTTACCAGCTTAAATGATTTGGAACGTATTTTTCGGGCGCCGGGACGTTTTAAATTCGAAGAACATAATGTGGCCGCCCATTCATGGAAAGTTTCCCAATACGCTTTGTTTTTTGGAACTTTGGAAGAAATGCACGGGGCAAAAGTCAATTGGAAGTCCCTTTATGAAAAAACCATCAATCACGACTTTGCCGAAGTGTTCATTGGAGATATTAAAACACCGGTCAAACATGCCAGTGAAGAATTGAAACAGATGCTTGCCCATGTGGAAGAAAAAATGATGGAAAAATTTATAAAAGAAGAGATTCCAGCTGAATTTCAAGAAATTTTCTTCGAGCGGATGAAGGAAGGAAAAGATGGGACATTGGAAGGCCGTCTGCTGGAATTTGCGGATAAGCTCGATCAATTTTATGAATCCTTTGCCGAGCTGAAGCGGGGCAATACAGATAAAGAATTTATCATTATGTATCAACAAGCATTAACGAAACTTCTTCAAATGCCTTTGAAAGTAAGTGTCCGTTATTTCCGGAATGAAATTTTGAAGGACGTCATGAAAGAAGATACGCAAATTGACGTCGCCAAATTGACCAATGAAATATTGGACAAAATAAAGCCTCAGGATTGA
- a CDS encoding polyribonucleotide nucleotidyltransferase has product MDINSIMSSQLASLQHTVQLSILDKSLNMGATGVIEMLDKSTQNQPPMNHPYKGNIIDISV; this is encoded by the coding sequence ATGGATATCAATTCCATTATGTCCAGTCAGTTGGCATCGCTCCAACATACGGTGCAACTGAGCATTTTGGATAAATCGCTGAATATGGGAGCGACAGGTGTAATCGAAATGTTGGATAAATCAACTCAAAACCAACCACCAATGAATCATCCATATAAAGGAAACATTATTGATATTTCAGTATAA
- a CDS encoding superoxide dismutase family protein, with product MKKIFMAGLPISLLLLGGCGWFGTATDDETEQIPANAEAALSAQATMINSEGSELGVVEFTESKEGVRIHLKLENVPEGEHGFHIHEVGKCEKPTFESAGGHFNPGGKEHGFKNPKGFHAGDLLNVKADENGKVDVVFIDRNITLEKGKEHSLFDEDGSSVILHEAPDDYKTDPSGNSGARIACGVIESK from the coding sequence ATGAAAAAAATATTTATGGCCGGTTTGCCGATCAGTTTGCTCCTATTGGGAGGATGCGGTTGGTTTGGAACGGCAACTGATGATGAAACGGAACAAATACCGGCAAATGCCGAAGCCGCTTTATCAGCCCAAGCGACCATGATCAACAGTGAAGGAAGTGAATTGGGGGTTGTCGAGTTTACAGAATCGAAAGAAGGTGTGAGAATCCATTTGAAATTGGAAAATGTGCCGGAAGGGGAACATGGTTTCCACATCCATGAAGTCGGAAAGTGCGAAAAGCCGACTTTTGAATCGGCAGGGGGCCATTTTAATCCCGGTGGGAAAGAACATGGGTTTAAAAATCCAAAGGGCTTCCATGCGGGGGATTTGCTGAATGTGAAGGCTGATGAGAATGGCAAAGTCGATGTAGTGTTCATTGACAGAAATATTACATTGGAAAAAGGAAAAGAACATTCATTATTTGATGAAGACGGAAGTTCCGTGATTTTGCATGAAGCTCCTGATGATTATAAAACGGATCCTTCGGGAAATTCCGGTGCGCGAATTGCTTGTGGGGTAATAGAGTCAAAATAG
- a CDS encoding TAXI family TRAP transporter solute-binding subunit, producing the protein MKSKKFLFLTVISIMLLMLLAACGGKEDNSGTDEGSTNGDNNTSSSDIKFLSMVTGGTQGTYYALGGTFAELISKETGIKTTAEVSQASAANINALKAGDAEIAFVQTDIAYYAKNGLMMFDGEPMDDLAAIGALYPETVHLVTTAKTGIKSFEDLKGKKVSVGAPGSGTYANAEQLLEVHGLTMDDIQAQNLDFGESVDGLQAGQIDAAFITAGYPTAAVEALSAQADVVIVPVDPEKAKALIEKYPYYTEDTIPAGTYGLAEDVPTVSVLAMLAVKKDLPEDVAYGIAKAIYNNTDKIGHAKAEYIKKETALDGIGIDVHPGAKKFFEE; encoded by the coding sequence TTGAAAAGCAAAAAGTTTTTATTTTTGACAGTCATTAGCATTATGCTGCTGATGCTACTTGCTGCCTGTGGAGGAAAAGAAGACAATTCCGGCACAGATGAAGGTTCAACAAATGGGGATAACAATACATCATCATCTGACATCAAGTTCTTAAGCATGGTTACGGGCGGTACACAAGGTACTTACTATGCATTGGGTGGTACATTTGCGGAATTGATTTCAAAAGAAACTGGAATTAAAACAACTGCGGAAGTTTCACAAGCATCTGCTGCAAACATCAATGCATTAAAAGCGGGCGATGCTGAAATCGCTTTCGTTCAAACAGACATTGCTTACTATGCGAAAAACGGTCTAATGATGTTTGACGGAGAACCAATGGATGATTTAGCGGCGATCGGTGCCCTATATCCAGAAACGGTTCATCTTGTAACAACAGCCAAAACAGGCATCAAATCTTTCGAAGATTTAAAAGGTAAAAAAGTTTCTGTCGGAGCCCCAGGTTCCGGTACTTACGCAAACGCTGAACAATTGTTGGAAGTGCACGGTTTAACAATGGATGATATCCAAGCGCAAAACTTAGACTTCGGTGAATCTGTAGACGGTTTACAAGCTGGACAAATCGATGCGGCATTCATTACTGCAGGTTACCCTACAGCCGCTGTAGAAGCGTTAAGTGCACAAGCGGATGTGGTGATTGTTCCAGTGGATCCAGAAAAAGCAAAAGCGTTAATTGAAAAATATCCATATTACACTGAAGACACAATTCCGGCAGGCACATATGGTTTAGCTGAAGATGTGCCAACTGTATCAGTACTTGCGATGCTTGCAGTGAAGAAAGATTTGCCTGAAGATGTGGCATACGGAATTGCAAAAGCAATCTACAACAACACAGACAAAATTGGACATGCGAAAGCTGAATACATTAAGAAAGAAACTGCTTTAGATGGCATCGGTATTGATGTGCATCCAGGCGCGAAAAAATTCTTTGAAGAATAA
- a CDS encoding DUF1850 domain-containing protein, producing MKKLAAFLILVVLTILFFIPLFPIISFTETKTNNPQMYYIDLRKDAPFQIRFTHSIHRTDVLESYEVEDGKIKMISMEYEDVAIGMPAHAEEGQKLTYEDGKYKLYSNKMVENFVLYVGDINMDLFFYYGGREYNLKKTLHRGSSYMVEAKRVSFYEKLKGVRIVHGEY from the coding sequence ATGAAAAAATTAGCAGCATTTCTGATTTTGGTCGTTTTGACAATACTTTTCTTTATCCCTCTTTTTCCGATTATATCTTTTACGGAAACGAAAACAAATAATCCGCAAATGTATTATATAGATTTGAGGAAAGATGCACCTTTTCAAATTCGCTTTACCCATTCCATTCATCGTACGGATGTTTTAGAGTCCTATGAAGTGGAAGACGGAAAGATTAAAATGATTTCGATGGAATATGAAGATGTGGCAATTGGTATGCCGGCCCATGCGGAAGAAGGACAAAAGTTAACGTATGAGGATGGGAAGTATAAACTTTATTCGAATAAAATGGTGGAAAACTTTGTCCTCTATGTCGGAGATATAAATATGGACTTGTTTTTTTATTATGGAGGCCGGGAATATAATTTGAAAAAAACCCTTCACCGCGGAAGTTCTTATATGGTTGAGGCAAAAAGGGTTTCCTTTTATGAAAAGTTGAAAGGAGTGCGAATAGTGCATGGTGAATACTGA
- a CDS encoding TRAP transporter permease, giving the protein MVNTEKQLDIDVLTEEQQQELLEKYDTESNVRKVGGWVKWLVFTLLLAFSLFQLYTAIFGQFTAYLQRSIHLGFGLTIIFLLYPIRKKGLKTKVPFYDYILAITAAATGMYWTLNYERLVTSLGKINQTDFIVGAIVILLVLEAARRAVGLPITIIASLFLVYAFFGPYMPDFLAHRGQSLEQIVNLMYFSTDGILGTPISVSATYIFAFLLFGAFLVKTGVGSYFNDLAVAIAGKLVGGPAKVAIFSSALQGTISGSSVANVVTSGSYTIPMMKKLGYKKEFAGAVEAAASTGGQIMPPIMGAAAFLMVEFIGRGVTYWDIAKAAIIPALLYFSGIWIMTHFEAKKLGLRGLSEEELPNRKEIFKKLYLLIPILLIIVLMMTGVPVIHAALYGILSCIIIGFINRDVKFGVKDIIEALVDGARTALAVVAATACAGIIVGVVVKTGLGLSLANSLVELAGGNILLTLFFVMIASLILGMGAPTTANYVITSTIAAPAIVTLLAPDVPQAAVPVVVLLSAHFFVFYFGIIADITPPVALAAFAASGISGGDPIKTGVNSAKLAIAAFIIPYMIVFSPALLMIDVTFLQVIWVVFTAFMGMIAIGSGVIGYWYRKINFIERILLIIAGLLMIYPESFSDIAGLIIFGIMFAIQLFTKNKGNNKIETSIG; this is encoded by the coding sequence ATGGTGAATACTGAGAAGCAACTGGATATTGATGTATTAACGGAAGAACAGCAACAAGAACTGTTAGAGAAGTATGACACCGAATCGAATGTAAGGAAAGTCGGCGGATGGGTGAAGTGGCTTGTTTTCACGCTTCTCCTTGCTTTTTCGTTATTCCAACTATATACGGCGATTTTTGGACAATTTACAGCCTACTTACAACGTAGTATTCACTTAGGATTCGGTTTGACGATAATATTCTTGTTATATCCAATACGCAAGAAGGGTTTGAAAACGAAAGTTCCTTTTTATGACTATATATTGGCAATTACTGCAGCGGCTACAGGCATGTATTGGACACTCAATTATGAAAGACTTGTAACTAGTTTGGGAAAGATTAATCAAACGGATTTTATCGTTGGTGCGATTGTAATTTTGCTCGTGCTAGAAGCTGCAAGAAGAGCGGTTGGTCTGCCAATTACCATTATTGCATCGCTTTTTTTGGTATATGCGTTTTTCGGGCCTTATATGCCGGACTTTTTGGCGCACCGGGGGCAATCGCTTGAGCAAATCGTCAACTTGATGTATTTCTCGACTGATGGTATTTTGGGTACTCCGATTAGCGTATCGGCCACTTATATCTTTGCCTTTCTATTATTCGGTGCTTTTCTAGTAAAAACAGGAGTAGGATCCTACTTCAACGATTTGGCGGTTGCCATTGCAGGGAAGTTGGTAGGTGGACCTGCGAAAGTGGCCATTTTCTCATCCGCATTGCAAGGAACCATTTCGGGAAGTTCCGTTGCCAATGTGGTGACATCCGGTTCTTATACCATTCCGATGATGAAAAAGTTGGGGTATAAAAAAGAGTTTGCCGGCGCTGTAGAAGCAGCCGCTTCAACTGGTGGACAAATCATGCCGCCAATTATGGGTGCGGCAGCATTCCTGATGGTGGAGTTTATCGGCCGTGGCGTCACATATTGGGATATTGCCAAAGCAGCGATTATTCCAGCCCTTTTGTATTTCTCGGGAATATGGATTATGACCCATTTTGAAGCGAAAAAATTGGGGCTTCGTGGCTTGTCGGAAGAAGAGTTGCCGAACCGAAAAGAGATTTTCAAAAAATTATATTTGCTTATTCCGATTCTATTGATCATCGTGTTAATGATGACTGGAGTACCGGTTATCCATGCAGCGTTATATGGAATTCTATCTTGCATCATTATCGGGTTTATCAACAGAGATGTAAAATTCGGTGTGAAAGATATCATCGAAGCGCTTGTGGATGGTGCAAGAACAGCGTTGGCCGTTGTTGCGGCAACTGCTTGTGCAGGGATTATTGTAGGGGTTGTTGTTAAAACGGGTCTTGGTTTAAGTCTGGCAAACAGCTTGGTGGAATTGGCAGGAGGAAATATCTTATTAACTTTATTCTTCGTCATGATCGCTTCCCTCATTTTAGGGATGGGTGCTCCAACTACAGCGAACTACGTAATTACTTCAACGATTGCAGCACCTGCGATTGTTACATTGCTTGCACCTGATGTTCCACAAGCAGCTGTGCCGGTTGTGGTATTATTATCCGCGCACTTTTTCGTATTCTACTTTGGCATCATCGCGGATATCACGCCTCCAGTCGCTTTGGCAGCCTTTGCCGCATCAGGTATTTCCGGCGGAGACCCGATCAAAACAGGTGTAAACTCTGCAAAACTGGCCATCGCAGCGTTCATCATTCCGTATATGATTGTGTTCTCGCCAGCATTGTTAATGATTGATGTTACGTTCTTACAAGTGATTTGGGTTGTATTTACTGCATTTATGGGTATGATCGCCATTGGTTCAGGGGTTATTGGATATTGGTACCGAAAAATCAATTTTATTGAAAGAATCCTTTTGATTATAGCTGGGCTATTAATGATTTATCCTGAATCCTTCTCAGATATTGCAGGGTTGATCATATTCGGAATTATGTTTGCAATTCAACTATTCACAAAAAATAAAGGGAATAATAAAATAGAAACGTCTATTGGCTAA
- a CDS encoding amidohydrolase encodes MGQVKTYEEVVFSWFDLFHSCPEVSWKEYQTTNKIAAILDELKVPYKRFDDMTGLVAEIGQGEEVVAVRADIDALWQEVDGEMRANHSCGHDANISMVLGALLRIKDYPLKKRVRFIFQPAEEVGGGAIEMVKRGIIDDVSYLFGIHLRPIEELPFGKVSPAVQHGAALFLQGEVRGVDAHGARPHQGKNAIDVIFAIQQMLKNIYLNPFEVHSVKLTKVVADGGSVNIIPGNATFSIDIRAQKNRVIDAIQFHVEHGLRNISKMFETEIVWDWYDKTPGAEVSEEAKKIAETAIMDTVGEGFLAEPVQTPGSDDFHFYTVSKPELKATMIGIGADLKPGLHHPHMTFNKDALIIGAKVLAKTLFNATEYK; translated from the coding sequence ATGGGTCAAGTTAAAACATATGAAGAAGTCGTCTTTAGTTGGTTCGATCTTTTTCATAGTTGTCCGGAAGTAAGTTGGAAAGAGTATCAAACAACGAATAAAATTGCCGCCATCCTGGATGAATTGAAAGTTCCGTACAAACGGTTCGATGATATGACGGGACTGGTGGCGGAAATAGGCCAAGGGGAAGAAGTGGTCGCTGTAAGAGCCGATATTGATGCTCTCTGGCAAGAAGTGGACGGGGAAATGAGAGCGAATCATTCCTGCGGACACGATGCCAATATATCCATGGTGTTAGGCGCTTTATTAAGAATTAAAGACTACCCTTTAAAGAAACGCGTCCGGTTCATCTTCCAACCCGCTGAAGAAGTTGGGGGAGGAGCCATTGAGATGGTGAAACGGGGGATCATCGATGATGTGTCCTACCTCTTTGGCATTCATTTAAGACCGATTGAAGAACTGCCGTTTGGCAAAGTTTCTCCTGCGGTCCAACACGGTGCGGCATTGTTCCTGCAAGGTGAGGTGCGGGGGGTTGATGCCCACGGAGCAAGACCGCATCAAGGAAAAAATGCCATCGATGTGATTTTTGCCATCCAACAAATGTTGAAAAATATTTATTTAAATCCTTTTGAAGTGCATAGCGTGAAGTTGACAAAAGTGGTGGCGGATGGCGGCAGTGTCAATATCATTCCAGGTAATGCTACCTTTTCAATAGACATTCGGGCGCAAAAAAATCGCGTGATCGATGCGATACAATTCCATGTAGAACATGGACTTCGGAATATCAGCAAAATGTTTGAAACGGAAATAGTTTGGGATTGGTATGACAAAACACCAGGCGCAGAAGTGTCTGAAGAAGCGAAAAAAATTGCGGAAACAGCCATTATGGATACGGTCGGAGAAGGATTTTTGGCAGAGCCGGTTCAAACGCCGGGCAGCGATGATTTCCATTTTTATACGGTTTCCAAACCTGAATTGAAAGCGACGATGATTGGCATTGGTGCAGATCTGAAACCGGGCCTTCATCACCCGCATATGACCTTTAATAAAGATGCGCTCATTATCGGCGCAAAAGTATTGGCAAAAACATTATTTAATGCAACTGAGTATAAATAG